One Hordeum vulgare subsp. vulgare chromosome 4H, MorexV3_pseudomolecules_assembly, whole genome shotgun sequence DNA window includes the following coding sequences:
- the LOC123449904 gene encoding probable low-specificity L-threonine aldolase 1: MAAKVVDLRSDTVTKPSEAMRAAMAAADVDDDVLGADPTARRFEAEMARIMGKEAALFVPSGTMANLISVLAHCDARGSEVILGDDSHIHVYEHGGISTLGGVHPRTVPNNPDGTMDVDRIVAAIRSPDGALYYPTTRLICLENTHGNSGGKCLTVEYTDKVGEVAKAHGLKLHIDGARIFNASVALGVPVDTLVRAADSVSVCLSKGIGAPVGSVIVGSKAFINKAKILRKTLGGGMRQVGVLCAAAEVGVRDTIGKLTDDHRKAKVLADGLKKIEQFTVDLTSVETNMVFFHMADPRITPAKLCKVLEQRNVLAMPTSSKSVRLVVHYQISDSDVQYTLTCIEEAVGEILACDAKLERPTNGAAANS; this comes from the exons ATGGCGGCCAAGGTGGTGGACCTGCGGTCGGACACGGTGACCAAGCCGTCGGAGGCCATGCGGGCCGCCATGGCCGCGGCGGACGTCGACGACGACGTGCTGGGAGCCGACCCCACGGCCCGGCGCTTCGAGGCGGAGATGGCCCGGATCATGGGCAAGGAGGCGGCGCTGTTCGTGCCGTCCGGCACCATGGCCAACCTCATCTCCGTCCTGGCGCACTGCGACGCCAGGGGCAGCGAGGTCATCCTCGGCGACGACTCCCACATCCACGTCTACGAGCACGGCGGCATCTCCACCCTCGGCGGCGTCCACCCCAGGACTGTCCCCAACAACCCCGACGGCACCATGGACGTCGACAGGATCGTCGCTGCCATCCGGAGCCCCGACGGCGCGCTCTACTACCCCACCACCAGGCTCATCTGCCTCGAGAATACCCATGGAAA TTCTGGTGGGAAGTGTCTGACTGTCGAATATACTGACAAGGTTGGGGAAGTTGCAAAGGCTCATGGCTTGAAGCTTCATATCGACGGAGCTCGTATTTTCAATGCTTCTGTT GCGCTTGGAGTTCCTGTCGATACACTTGTGAGAGCTGCTGATTCAGTTTCG GTATGCCTGTCGAAAGGGATAGGTGCTCCTGTTGGATCAGTTATTGTTGGTTCCAAGGCCTTCATAAACAAG GCTAAAATTCTTAGGAAGACGCTAGGTGGTGGAATGAGGCAGGTAGGGGTTCTCTGTGCTGCTGCAGAAGTCGGAGTTCGCGATACCATCGGCAAGCTTACCGACGACCATAGGAAGGCCAAAGTTTTAGCTG ACGGACTGAAGAAAATCGAACAGTTTACAGTTGATTTGACTTCAGTGGAGACCAATATG GTATTCTTTCACATGGCGGATCCACGCATCACTCCGGCCAAACTGTGCAAAGTCCTGGAGCAGCGCAATGTGCTTGCAATGCCAACAAGTTCCAAGAG CGTAAGACTTGTGGTTCACTACCAAATTTCAGATAGTGATGTCCAGTATACCCTGACATGCATCGAG GAAGCCGTTGGTGAAATACTGGCATGCGACGCTAAACTGGAGCGTCCGACGAACGGCGCCGCCGCGAATTCATAA